Proteins from a single region of Corynebacterium casei LMG S-19264:
- a CDS encoding ABC transporter ATP-binding protein, with the protein MPQIVARGLSWQHAGRHQPAINELDLSIEHGERLLLAGDSGSGKSTLMAALAGVLGGDDEGTLQGELTINAANVGLVLQDPDSQVIASRVGDDVAFGCENLGLERDDIWHRVHRSLEMVGLDLDIDHPTARLSGGQKQRLALAGVIAMGAEVILLDEPTANLDAQGAADVVAAVNHVVEETGATLIVIEHNYKDWAPVLNRAIVLHHGAKVYDGDVQPAIEARKITDLPVARTQLADASSALCSKDLITRFGPARTLAIPEGASTVITGANGSGKTTWLMTMAGLIDPISGELGYSDSVRKGLAKSPHKWTSAQLAHRIGYVFQNPEHQFVARSVIDEMRVGPQVMGEKVDQDRIDKLLERLRLTSLVNANPFTLSGGEKRRLSVATALVTAPEVVLLDEPTFGQDPQTFAELVRMIRELADSGVTVASITHDELFISALADAHLVVSAHA; encoded by the coding sequence ATGCCACAGATTGTTGCCCGCGGGCTGAGCTGGCAACATGCCGGCCGGCATCAGCCCGCAATTAATGAACTAGACCTGAGCATTGAACACGGCGAACGTCTTTTACTCGCCGGTGATTCAGGCTCCGGAAAGTCCACGCTCATGGCTGCTCTCGCGGGTGTGCTGGGAGGGGATGATGAAGGCACTTTGCAGGGTGAGCTCACTATCAATGCTGCTAATGTCGGCCTCGTCCTACAAGACCCTGACTCGCAGGTCATTGCCTCGCGCGTGGGAGATGACGTCGCCTTCGGGTGTGAAAACCTCGGCCTTGAACGCGATGACATCTGGCACCGCGTGCACCGCAGCTTAGAAATGGTGGGCCTTGACCTCGACATTGATCATCCCACTGCGCGGCTATCCGGCGGGCAGAAGCAACGCCTGGCGCTAGCGGGGGTTATTGCCATGGGTGCGGAAGTCATCTTGCTGGATGAACCCACCGCGAACTTGGATGCGCAAGGCGCTGCCGATGTCGTCGCGGCGGTAAACCACGTGGTGGAAGAAACCGGCGCCACGCTGATAGTCATTGAACACAACTACAAAGATTGGGCGCCGGTTTTGAATCGCGCCATCGTGTTGCATCACGGCGCGAAGGTTTATGACGGCGACGTGCAGCCAGCCATCGAGGCACGTAAGATTACAGATCTTCCGGTGGCACGCACACAGCTTGCCGATGCTTCTTCGGCGCTGTGCTCCAAAGACCTCATCACGCGCTTTGGTCCGGCACGTACTTTGGCGATTCCCGAAGGTGCATCGACAGTTATCACCGGTGCAAACGGCTCTGGAAAAACCACCTGGTTGATGACCATGGCAGGGCTTATTGACCCTATCTCCGGCGAGTTGGGATATTCCGACAGCGTGCGCAAGGGACTAGCTAAGTCCCCGCACAAGTGGACTTCAGCGCAGCTGGCACACCGCATTGGATACGTCTTCCAAAACCCAGAACACCAATTTGTCGCGCGAAGCGTCATCGACGAAATGCGGGTCGGTCCGCAGGTCATGGGGGAGAAGGTCGACCAAGACCGCATCGACAAGCTGCTGGAGCGACTCCGGCTAACCTCTTTGGTCAATGCCAACCCGTTTACTCTGTCCGGTGGCGAAAAACGCCGACTGTCCGTGGCAACGGCTCTGGTAACCGCACCTGAAGTGGTGCTATTGGATGAGCCGACTTTTGGCCAGGACCCGCAGACCTTCGCGGAGCTCGTGCGCATGATTCGTGAGTTGGCTGACTCCGGTGTCACCGTGGCATCCATTACCCACGATGAACTATTTATTTCGGCTCTGGCTGATGCCCACCTGGTGGTGAGCGCCCATGCCTAA
- the rpsL gene encoding 30S ribosomal protein S12: MPTIQQLVRKGRHDKRTKVATAALKGSPQRRGVCTRVYTTTPKKPNSALRKVARVRLTTGIEVSAYIPGEGHNLQEHSMVLVRGGRVKDLPGVRYKIVRGSLDTQGVKDRKQARSRYGAKKGQ; encoded by the coding sequence ATGCCAACTATTCAGCAGCTGGTCCGCAAGGGCCGCCATGATAAGCGCACCAAGGTCGCTACTGCTGCGCTGAAGGGTTCCCCTCAGCGTCGTGGCGTATGCACCCGCGTTTACACCACCACTCCTAAGAAGCCTAACTCCGCTCTGCGTAAGGTTGCACGTGTGCGCCTGACCACCGGTATTGAGGTTTCCGCATACATCCCAGGCGAGGGCCACAACCTGCAGGAGCACTCCATGGTGCTCGTTCGCGGTGGTCGTGTGAAGGACCTTCCTGGTGTTCGTTACAAGATCGTCCGTGGCTCCTTGGATACCCAGGGTGTTAAGGACCGCAAGCAGGCCCGTTCCCGTTACGGTGCTAAGAAGGGACAGTAA
- a CDS encoding nucleoside/nucleotide kinase family protein — MTLIIETIIDLADNTEGVPNGFLPNDEGDIGEITPVPVGQEEAEQEVVETTSFEQAQDLLEDNIASLAAKRNKPMRPVTVLIDGPSGAGKTWFAARLSEHMLWQTVHLDEFYPGWHGLEKGSDMVKSQVLRKMNPGYWRWDWHANAPAEWYSLDGRDDLIVEGVGAVTEENIAAAARRGSVITVMVTGPREARRSRALDRDEGYEDWFETWERQETEHFARLFEADLKPDLVWEWQYRAEQ; from the coding sequence ATGACACTGATTATTGAAACCATCATTGACCTTGCGGACAACACGGAAGGCGTGCCCAACGGATTTCTGCCGAATGACGAAGGTGATATTGGAGAAATTACGCCCGTTCCAGTCGGCCAAGAAGAGGCTGAGCAGGAAGTAGTGGAAACTACGTCTTTTGAGCAGGCACAGGACTTGCTGGAAGACAACATCGCAAGCCTTGCAGCAAAGCGCAACAAGCCCATGCGCCCGGTCACAGTACTTATCGATGGCCCTTCGGGCGCCGGCAAGACATGGTTCGCAGCACGGCTTTCAGAGCACATGCTGTGGCAAACCGTGCATCTAGATGAGTTCTATCCCGGCTGGCATGGACTGGAAAAGGGCAGCGACATGGTCAAAAGCCAGGTGCTGCGCAAGATGAACCCGGGATATTGGCGCTGGGATTGGCATGCCAATGCTCCCGCTGAGTGGTACAGCCTCGACGGCCGCGATGACCTTATCGTGGAAGGCGTTGGCGCCGTGACGGAAGAAAACATTGCGGCCGCAGCGCGACGCGGATCAGTTATTACGGTGATGGTCACCGGGCCCCGCGAAGCACGACGCTCCCGCGCATTGGACCGTGATGAAGGCTATGAAGACTGGTTTGAAACTTGGGAGCGTCAAGAAACTGAACACTTCGCGCGGCTATTTGAAGCCGACCTGAAACCAGACTTGGTGTGGGAGTGGCAGTACCGCGCGGAGCAGTAA
- a CDS encoding energy-coupling factor transporter transmembrane component T family protein translates to MPNLIRGVNPLTRLALILLITTPLLLSVDWVSAAVSLLVTFIFAPLCGIGLVRLLKMSWPLFIISPISGISMLLYAQEGGREYFSFFLATVTDNSIELALAMMLRVLAVALPVIVLARDIDPTELGDALAQILRLPARFVIGAVAGVRMLTLFKDDWQAMTQARRARGLADRGKIAHTLSMSFGLLVLALRRGGKLATAMEARGFGRPIPGGNKRTWARESKLTRTDWIVMLCSLILASLPVIISVATDSWRFLGL, encoded by the coding sequence ATGCCTAACCTGATTCGTGGGGTCAATCCGCTCACGCGCTTGGCGCTGATACTGCTTATCACCACCCCGCTGCTGTTGTCTGTGGATTGGGTGAGCGCTGCCGTCTCATTGCTGGTTACTTTTATCTTCGCGCCCCTGTGCGGCATCGGGCTTGTGCGATTGCTGAAGATGTCTTGGCCGCTGTTTATCATCTCACCTATTTCCGGCATTTCGATGTTGCTCTATGCGCAAGAAGGTGGAAGGGAATATTTCTCCTTCTTCCTGGCTACGGTGACTGACAATTCCATCGAGCTTGCCCTGGCCATGATGCTGCGCGTGCTGGCGGTGGCCTTGCCCGTCATTGTGCTCGCGCGCGATATCGACCCAACGGAACTCGGCGATGCCCTCGCACAAATCCTCCGGCTTCCCGCACGCTTTGTCATCGGCGCGGTAGCTGGCGTGCGCATGCTGACCCTGTTTAAAGACGACTGGCAAGCCATGACGCAGGCGCGACGCGCACGCGGACTAGCGGACCGCGGAAAAATAGCTCATACCTTGTCCATGTCCTTCGGCCTGCTGGTTCTTGCCCTGCGCCGCGGCGGCAAGCTTGCCACCGCGATGGAAGCGCGTGGCTTTGGCCGCCCCATTCCCGGCGGAAACAAACGTACCTGGGCACGAGAATCAAAGCTCACCCGCACCGACTGGATAGTCATGCTGTGCAGCCTGATACTAGCCAGCCTTCCCGTCATCATCTCCGTCGCCACTGATTCCTGGCGCTTCCTCGGGCTCTAA
- the ppc gene encoding phosphoenolpyruvate carboxylase, protein MSEQVRDDIRLLGRILGRVIAEQEGEDVYELVESTRRLAFGVARGEEDAEALLSTFRDVDENKINLVARSFSHFALMANIAEDLDDESALAAREDSGEHAPDASLEGVLAKLKAADGVSTSEVTRVLDAALVSPVFTAHPTETRRRTVFDVQKRIIKLLRERHGILAQPQTPRRITRLAEIEREAHLRMTILWQTALIRIARPQIEDEVNVGLRYFKRSLLEQVPAINRDTIAGLRDVFGGAVPNRQVVRTGSWIGGDHDGNPYVTGETLTYATRTAADTVLEYHVDQLGLLEKELSISDRYSESSAELQELAARGNNDVPSRVDEPYRRAIHGVLGRMTATRASIAGDSVKDAAQDEVNEFAPYSSPAEFKAELDIIDRSLRQFNDAIIADDRLLRIRSALDSFGFHLNALDLRQNSESFEAVLDELFAGAGVTASGAGYKGLNEQAKRELLAAELTSARPLTFPWSATYSEVTERELGIFRAAADAVDTLGVDVVPHCIVSMTGTVSDILEPMVLLKEVGLLSFDPARGRLVGSVDIAPLFETIDDLKAGAKILQELWDVPLYRDYLRGRGDTQEVVLGYSDSNKDGGYLSANWALYDAQLEIVEACNTHGIGLRFSHGRGGAVGRGGGPTYDAILAQPEGAVRGSVRITEQGEVISARYGTATTARRHLEAFVAGTLEASLLNTEKLKEPERAYSIMREISGLAGEKYASLVRHDEGFIDYFTQSTPLHEIGDLNMGSRPTARKQTESIADLRAIPWVLSWSQSRVNLPGWFGVGTGITRWAGDDDARWDDLRTLYHAWPFFRSVLDNMAQVMGKASMDLAKIYSTLVDDIETSQRVYNTIAEEYALTREVFHRITDHDSLMAGNERLERSVQRRYPNLLPLNAIQIELLRRYRAGDDSFLVSKTIQVTMNGLATGLRTSG, encoded by the coding sequence ATGAGTGAACAGGTTCGCGACGATATCCGCTTGCTTGGTCGAATCCTCGGCCGGGTTATCGCTGAGCAGGAAGGCGAGGACGTATACGAGCTGGTGGAGTCCACCCGCCGGCTCGCGTTTGGTGTGGCGCGCGGTGAGGAAGACGCCGAGGCTTTGCTATCGACGTTTCGCGATGTGGATGAGAACAAAATCAATTTGGTTGCGCGTTCCTTTAGCCACTTTGCGCTGATGGCGAATATCGCAGAGGACTTGGATGATGAATCGGCATTGGCAGCGCGCGAAGACTCGGGCGAGCATGCTCCCGATGCCTCATTGGAAGGCGTGCTGGCCAAGCTGAAGGCTGCCGATGGCGTGAGCACCAGCGAAGTCACCCGCGTGCTGGATGCAGCACTGGTCTCCCCTGTCTTTACTGCGCACCCGACAGAGACGCGACGACGCACGGTCTTTGATGTGCAAAAGCGCATTATCAAACTGCTGCGCGAGCGCCACGGGATTCTGGCACAGCCGCAGACACCGCGGCGGATTACGCGCCTAGCTGAGATTGAGCGTGAGGCGCACTTGCGTATGACCATCTTGTGGCAAACAGCGCTAATTCGAATTGCCCGGCCGCAGATTGAGGACGAGGTCAATGTGGGTCTGCGCTATTTCAAGCGCAGCTTGCTGGAGCAGGTACCTGCGATTAATCGCGACACGATTGCGGGCCTGCGAGACGTTTTTGGCGGCGCAGTGCCCAACCGTCAGGTGGTGCGTACCGGTTCCTGGATCGGCGGTGACCATGACGGCAATCCGTACGTCACCGGTGAGACGCTGACTTATGCCACGCGTACGGCTGCGGACACGGTGCTGGAGTATCACGTGGACCAGCTCGGGTTGTTGGAAAAGGAGCTGAGCATCTCCGATAGGTATTCAGAAAGCTCTGCGGAATTGCAGGAGTTAGCCGCGCGCGGCAATAACGACGTTCCAAGCCGCGTGGATGAGCCTTATCGTCGCGCTATCCACGGCGTGCTGGGGCGCATGACTGCGACGCGAGCAAGTATCGCAGGAGACAGTGTTAAAGACGCAGCTCAAGATGAGGTCAACGAATTTGCGCCCTATAGCTCTCCGGCAGAGTTTAAGGCCGAGCTGGACATCATTGACCGCTCGCTGCGCCAATTCAATGACGCCATCATTGCCGATGACCGCCTCCTGCGTATCCGCTCCGCGCTGGACTCTTTCGGTTTCCACCTCAACGCCTTGGATTTACGCCAGAACTCAGAGTCCTTCGAGGCGGTGCTGGATGAGCTTTTCGCGGGAGCGGGTGTCACTGCTTCTGGTGCTGGCTATAAGGGCCTGAATGAGCAAGCCAAGCGCGAACTGTTAGCTGCTGAACTGACTTCTGCACGTCCGCTGACCTTCCCGTGGTCTGCAACCTATAGCGAGGTGACTGAGAGGGAACTGGGGATATTTCGGGCAGCAGCAGACGCCGTGGACACGCTCGGCGTCGATGTCGTCCCGCACTGCATTGTCTCTATGACAGGCACAGTAAGTGACATTCTGGAGCCGATGGTGTTGCTCAAGGAGGTTGGCCTGCTGAGCTTCGATCCTGCGCGCGGGCGACTGGTGGGTTCCGTGGATATCGCACCGCTGTTTGAAACCATCGATGACTTGAAGGCCGGCGCGAAGATTCTACAGGAGCTATGGGATGTACCGCTCTACCGTGACTATTTGCGTGGGCGCGGAGACACCCAAGAAGTTGTTTTGGGCTATTCGGACTCTAATAAGGACGGCGGGTATCTTTCCGCCAACTGGGCGCTCTATGACGCGCAGCTGGAGATTGTTGAGGCCTGCAATACCCACGGTATCGGTTTACGTTTCTCGCATGGCCGCGGTGGCGCTGTGGGCCGCGGTGGTGGACCGACCTATGACGCCATCTTGGCACAGCCAGAAGGCGCAGTGCGCGGCTCAGTACGCATCACCGAACAAGGTGAGGTCATCTCCGCTCGCTATGGCACAGCAACCACTGCTCGCCGTCACTTGGAAGCATTTGTCGCGGGCACGCTAGAAGCCTCACTTTTGAATACGGAAAAGCTGAAAGAACCAGAGCGTGCTTATAGCATCATGCGGGAAATTTCCGGGCTCGCCGGCGAGAAATACGCCAGCCTGGTGCGCCATGATGAGGGATTCATTGACTACTTCACCCAGTCCACACCGCTGCATGAGATTGGTGATTTGAACATGGGCTCACGCCCGACGGCCCGCAAGCAAACCGAGTCCATTGCAGACTTGCGTGCAATTCCGTGGGTGTTGTCATGGTCGCAGTCGCGCGTGAATCTTCCCGGCTGGTTCGGTGTCGGCACCGGCATCACGCGTTGGGCTGGCGATGATGATGCTCGTTGGGATGACCTGCGTACGCTATACCACGCATGGCCATTTTTCCGCTCCGTGCTGGATAACATGGCGCAGGTCATGGGCAAGGCTTCCATGGATTTAGCGAAGATTTACTCCACCTTGGTTGATGATATTGAGACGTCGCAGCGCGTGTACAACACCATCGCGGAAGAATACGCTCTTACCCGCGAGGTCTTCCATCGCATTACTGACCATGATTCCCTGATGGCCGGCAATGAGCGTCTGGAGCGCTCAGTACAGCGCCGCTACCCTAATCTGCTGCCGCTTAACGCGATTCAGATTGAGCTGCTGCGCCGCTACCGTGCCGGCGACGACTCATTCCTAGTGTCGAAGACCATCCAAGTCACCATGAACGGGCTTGCCACGGGATTGCGTACTTCAGGTTAA
- the fusA gene encoding elongation factor G: MAQEVLKDLKKVRNIGIMAHIDAGKTTTTERILFYTGINRKVGETHDGASTTDWMEQEKERGITITSAAVTCFWEGNQINIIDTPGHVDFTVEVERSLRVLDGAVAVFDGKEGVEPQSEQVWRQAAKYDVPRICFVNKMDKMGADFYYTVSTIVDRLGAKPLVMQLPIGAEDDFDGVVDLLEMKALMWPGKTAIGTEATVEEIPADLVDKANEYREKLVETVAESDEELMEKYFGGEEISIDELKTAIRKMVINSEIYPVYCGTAYRNKGVQPLLDAVIDFLPNPLDVGEVHGHAVGNEDEELTRKPSIESPFSGLAFKIAAHPFFGQLIFVRVYSGKVTPGDEVQNTTKGKKERIGKLFQMHANKENPVEEAVAGNIYAVIGLKDTTTGDTLSDRANPIILESMDFPDPVIKVSIEPKTKADQEKLGTAIQKLAAEDPTFTVELDDETGQTVIGGMGELHLDVLVDRMKREYKVEANIGNPQVAYRETIRKTVQSLDYTHKKQTGGSGQFAKVIVSIEPYNPDPSELEEGESATYKFENAVTGGRIPREYIPSVDAGIQDAMQYGFLAGFPLVNVKATLEDGAYHDVDSSEMAFKLAGSQVLKEAVAKAKPVLLEPLMAVEITTPEEFMGDVIGDVNSRRGQVNAMEDRAGAKLVKAKVPLSEMFGYVGDLRSRTQGRANYSMVFDSYAEVPSSVSQEIIEERTGGSK; encoded by the coding sequence GTGGCACAAGAAGTGCTTAAGGACCTGAAGAAGGTTCGCAACATCGGCATCATGGCGCACATCGATGCCGGTAAAACCACCACGACCGAACGTATCCTCTTCTACACCGGTATCAACCGCAAGGTAGGCGAGACCCACGACGGCGCATCCACCACTGACTGGATGGAGCAGGAGAAAGAGCGCGGTATCACCATTACCTCCGCTGCTGTTACCTGTTTCTGGGAGGGTAACCAGATCAACATCATCGACACCCCGGGTCACGTTGACTTCACCGTTGAGGTTGAGCGTTCCCTGCGTGTTCTTGATGGCGCTGTTGCTGTCTTCGACGGCAAGGAAGGCGTTGAGCCACAGTCCGAGCAGGTTTGGCGTCAGGCTGCGAAGTACGACGTTCCACGTATCTGCTTCGTGAACAAGATGGACAAGATGGGTGCAGACTTCTACTACACCGTCAGCACCATCGTTGACCGCCTGGGCGCAAAGCCATTGGTTATGCAGCTGCCTATCGGCGCTGAAGATGACTTCGACGGCGTTGTCGACTTGCTCGAGATGAAGGCACTCATGTGGCCTGGCAAGACCGCGATCGGCACCGAGGCTACCGTTGAGGAAATCCCTGCTGACCTGGTTGACAAGGCTAACGAGTACCGCGAGAAGCTCGTTGAGACCGTTGCTGAGTCCGACGAAGAGCTCATGGAAAAGTACTTCGGTGGCGAGGAAATCTCCATCGACGAGCTGAAGACCGCTATCCGCAAGATGGTCATCAACTCCGAGATCTACCCTGTTTACTGTGGTACCGCGTACCGCAACAAGGGTGTTCAGCCATTGCTCGACGCTGTTATCGACTTCCTTCCTAACCCACTTGACGTGGGCGAGGTTCACGGCCACGCTGTTGGCAATGAGGACGAGGAGCTTACCCGTAAGCCTTCCATCGAATCCCCATTCTCCGGCCTGGCGTTCAAGATTGCAGCTCACCCATTCTTCGGTCAGCTCATCTTCGTCCGCGTGTACTCCGGCAAGGTTACCCCTGGTGATGAAGTTCAGAACACCACCAAGGGCAAGAAGGAGCGCATCGGTAAGCTGTTCCAGATGCACGCCAACAAGGAAAACCCTGTTGAAGAGGCAGTAGCTGGCAACATCTACGCTGTTATCGGCCTGAAGGACACCACCACCGGTGACACCCTGTCCGACCGCGCAAACCCAATCATTCTGGAGTCCATGGACTTCCCAGATCCAGTTATCAAGGTTTCCATCGAGCCTAAGACCAAGGCCGACCAGGAGAAGCTGGGTACCGCTATTCAGAAGCTTGCTGCTGAGGACCCAACCTTCACCGTTGAACTTGATGATGAGACCGGCCAGACCGTTATCGGCGGCATGGGCGAGCTCCACCTGGACGTTCTTGTTGACCGCATGAAGCGCGAATACAAGGTCGAGGCAAACATCGGTAACCCACAGGTTGCTTACCGTGAGACCATCCGCAAGACTGTTCAGTCTCTGGATTACACTCACAAGAAGCAGACCGGTGGTTCGGGTCAGTTCGCAAAGGTTATCGTCTCCATCGAGCCTTACAACCCAGATCCATCCGAGCTGGAAGAGGGCGAGTCCGCAACCTACAAGTTCGAGAACGCCGTTACCGGTGGCCGTATTCCTCGTGAATACATCCCATCCGTTGACGCTGGTATCCAGGACGCAATGCAGTACGGCTTCCTCGCAGGCTTCCCACTGGTTAACGTTAAGGCAACCCTGGAAGACGGCGCTTACCACGACGTTGACTCCTCGGAAATGGCCTTCAAGTTGGCTGGTTCCCAGGTTCTGAAGGAAGCTGTTGCAAAGGCAAAGCCAGTTCTGCTGGAGCCTTTGATGGCAGTGGAAATCACCACCCCAGAAGAGTTCATGGGCGACGTTATCGGTGACGTTAACTCCCGTCGTGGACAGGTCAATGCAATGGAAGACCGCGCTGGCGCCAAGCTGGTTAAGGCAAAGGTTCCACTGTCTGAGATGTTCGGCTACGTTGGCGACCTTCGTTCCCGCACCCAGGGCCGCGCTAACTACTCCATGGTCTTCGACTCCTACGCTGAGGTTCCATCCTCCGTATCCCAGGAGATCATTGAAGAGCGCACCGGCGGCTCCAAGTAA
- the rpsG gene encoding 30S ribosomal protein S7, with the protein MRKNAAPKRPVVKDPVYNSEQVTQLVNKVLLDGKKSTAERIVYGALEICREKTGTDPVGTLEKALGNIRPDLEVRSRRVGGATYQVPIEVRPGRANTLALRWMVTFTRQRRENSMIERLANEILDASNGLGASVKRREDTHKMAEANRAFAHYRW; encoded by the coding sequence ATGCGTAAGAATGCTGCTCCAAAGCGTCCCGTAGTCAAAGATCCAGTTTACAACTCTGAGCAGGTTACTCAGCTGGTAAACAAGGTCCTTCTCGACGGTAAGAAGTCCACCGCAGAGCGTATCGTTTACGGCGCTCTGGAGATCTGCCGTGAAAAGACCGGCACCGATCCAGTAGGCACCCTGGAAAAGGCTCTTGGCAACATCCGCCCTGACCTTGAGGTTCGTTCCCGCCGTGTTGGTGGCGCAACCTACCAGGTTCCAATCGAGGTTCGTCCAGGCCGTGCAAACACCCTTGCACTGCGTTGGATGGTCACCTTCACCCGTCAGCGTCGTGAGAACTCCATGATCGAGCGTCTGGCAAATGAGATCTTGGATGCATCCAACGGTCTGGGCGCTTCCGTGAAGCGTCGCGAAGACACCCACAAGATGGCTGAGGCTAACCGCGCCTTCGCTCACTACCGCTGGTAG
- a CDS encoding ECF transporter S component: MVTLANPARTLSWRVVDIIVASILAVACGLVFVFWNSVGYAWFMAMDALTPGLGGLATGIWLAGGVIGALVIRKPGAAIYVETLAATVSAVFGSQWGPETLYSGLAQGLGVEIVFAIFLYRRFSLTVAALGGIGAAIGAFVLELFTSANIAKSLEFNLIYLTCLVISGAILAGALSFFAVKALAKTGALDRFAVGREQRER, from the coding sequence ATGGTTACTTTAGCTAACCCTGCTCGCACTCTCAGTTGGCGAGTCGTAGACATTATCGTTGCTTCCATCCTCGCAGTAGCCTGCGGCCTAGTGTTCGTCTTTTGGAACTCAGTTGGCTACGCCTGGTTTATGGCCATGGACGCACTCACTCCCGGTCTTGGTGGATTGGCAACCGGCATTTGGCTCGCCGGCGGTGTCATCGGTGCGCTGGTCATCCGCAAACCGGGCGCAGCAATCTACGTGGAAACTCTCGCGGCAACTGTCTCGGCTGTCTTCGGCTCCCAGTGGGGACCAGAGACTTTGTACTCCGGCCTGGCACAGGGTTTGGGCGTGGAAATCGTCTTCGCTATCTTCCTCTACCGCCGTTTCAGCCTGACCGTCGCAGCGCTGGGCGGTATCGGCGCGGCCATCGGAGCGTTTGTCCTCGAGCTGTTTACCTCCGCGAACATCGCTAAGTCCTTGGAATTCAACCTCATTTACCTCACCTGCCTGGTAATCTCGGGCGCAATCCTCGCGGGAGCACTGAGCTTCTTCGCGGTGAAAGCTCTGGCTAAGACCGGTGCCTTGGACCGTTTTGCCGTAGGACGCGAGCAGCGCGAGCGTTAA
- the tuf gene encoding elongation factor Tu, giving the protein MAKAKFERSKPHVNIGTIGHVDHGKTTTTAAITKVLADQYPDENEAFAFDMIDKAPEEKERGITINISHVEYSTPKRHYAHVDAPGHADYIKNMITGAAQMDGAILVVAATDGPMPQTREHVLLARQVGVPYILVALNKCDMVDDEEIIELVEMEVRELLAEQEFDEEAPIVHISALGALNGEEKWVNSVIELMQACDDAIPDPVRETEKPFLMPIEDIFTITGRGTVVTGRVERGQLKVNEDIEIIGIQEKSISTTVTGIEMFRKMMDYTEAGDNCGLLLRGTKREEVERGQVAIKPGAYTPHKKFEGSVYVLKKEEGGRHTPFMDNYRPQFYFRTTDVTGVVKLPEGVEMVMPGDNVDMSVELIQPVAMDEGLRFAIREGSRTVGAGRVTKVVE; this is encoded by the coding sequence GTGGCAAAGGCTAAGTTTGAGCGTTCGAAGCCGCACGTAAACATCGGCACCATCGGACACGTCGACCACGGTAAGACCACCACCACCGCAGCTATCACCAAGGTTCTGGCTGACCAGTACCCTGATGAGAACGAAGCGTTCGCTTTCGACATGATCGATAAGGCTCCTGAGGAGAAGGAGCGCGGTATTACCATTAACATCTCCCACGTTGAGTACTCCACCCCTAAGCGCCACTACGCACACGTAGACGCTCCAGGCCACGCCGACTACATCAAGAACATGATTACCGGTGCTGCTCAGATGGACGGCGCTATCCTGGTTGTTGCTGCAACCGACGGCCCAATGCCACAGACCCGTGAGCACGTTCTTCTTGCTCGCCAGGTTGGCGTTCCTTACATCCTCGTTGCACTGAACAAGTGCGACATGGTTGACGATGAGGAAATCATCGAGCTCGTTGAGATGGAAGTTCGTGAACTTCTGGCTGAGCAGGAGTTCGACGAGGAAGCTCCAATCGTTCACATCTCCGCTCTGGGCGCCCTGAACGGCGAAGAGAAGTGGGTTAACTCCGTTATCGAGCTCATGCAGGCTTGTGACGACGCTATCCCAGACCCAGTTCGTGAGACTGAGAAGCCATTCTTGATGCCAATCGAGGACATCTTCACCATTACCGGTCGTGGCACCGTTGTTACCGGTCGTGTTGAGCGCGGTCAGCTGAAGGTCAACGAGGACATCGAGATCATCGGTATCCAGGAGAAGTCCATCTCCACCACCGTTACCGGTATCGAGATGTTCCGCAAGATGATGGACTACACCGAGGCTGGCGACAACTGTGGTCTGCTTCTGCGTGGTACCAAGCGTGAAGAAGTTGAGCGCGGCCAGGTTGCTATTAAGCCAGGCGCTTACACCCCTCACAAGAAGTTCGAGGGCTCCGTCTACGTCCTGAAGAAGGAAGAGGGCGGCCGCCACACCCCATTCATGGACAACTACCGTCCACAGTTCTACTTCCGCACCACCGACGTTACCGGTGTTGTGAAGTTGCCTGAGGGTGTTGAGATGGTCATGCCTGGCGACAACGTCGACATGTCCGTTGAGCTCATCCAGCCAGTTGCTATGGACGAGGGCCTGCGCTTCGCTATCCGCGAGGGCTCCCGTACCGTTGGTGCTGGTCGTGTGACCAAGGTTGTTGAGTAA